The region GTGGGCATGAATGGGATCCTGTCATTCCGTTTAAGAATGAATGTTATGGGATGGACTTTTGTAAAAGTAGTGACAATAACCAGGCTTCGTGGTACGCTTCCGGACCTGGATCCGGAGCCAGACCTGTCGACTCGAACGGCAGGCTATTTTATTGAACGGACTGCATTTACGCTCCCGTTTTGTTTAATGGATCGACAGGAAGATATGCCCAAACCCACACACCGTCAAGCGGATCATGGACCGCTCCTAAGGCGCCTTGACGCAACCTTGCAAATTGCGTTTCCCTGTGCCGTGCATCCCCGCCCGTGTGTCTGTAGCGGAGCCATCGTATCGGATTTCGCCGGTCGAGCCGGCCTGGAAGGAACCACCGAATGACCAGTCGCGTTGTGTTTCTGCTGACCGCTTTTTCCCTTTTCCTGGCGAATCCGGGTGTAACCGCGGGCCAATCGCCGACAGTCGACCGGTCCAACCTGGTACTCGAACTGCTGTTCGACGGCGACGCCCGGGATACGAGCGGCGGCGGACATCACGGTGAGCTCTTCGGTCCGGTACCCGCGGACGACCGGTTCGGGCGGCCGAACGCGGCCTTTGCCTTCGACGGCGAGAACGACTATATCCGCGTCGCGCCTCCGCCGCAGCTTTCCGCCGAAGCGTTTACGCTCTCGGTCTGGGTAAAATACGACGACGACGCGTTCTCCCGATACTGGACCAACGGAGTCATCACGCAGGACAACGGCGGCGCCAGCGAAAGACGGGTCTTTCAGCTCAGCGCATTCGGCCCTCTGCCCACGTGGCACATCATGGGCCGCGGCCGCGACCCCCTGATTACCCGTCCTGCCGGGACCTCCGTCTGGCGGCACCTGGCCGCTACCCACGACGGGAAGGCGCACCGGCTGTACATGGACGGTGAACTTCATGATCAAGTCGAAGCACCCTTTCCGCCGCACCCGGAAGAACCCGTTTACGTCGGACGCAAGGGGTCGGGCGAACCGAGTTTCTATTTCAAGGGCGTGATCGACGACGTGCGTATCTACACGGAAACGCTCTCTCCGGAGGCCATCCTGACCCTGACCCGGGAGAACGGATGGCAGCCTCCGCCCCTGCCCGGACTCGAAGTGCCGGATCCGCCGGAGTCATCGCTCGAAGACGCCCTCGTCGCCCACTGGCCCATGGAGACCGCCGAAATGCGCGACACGTCGGGCAGCGGATTGAAGGCTATCGTGATGGGACAGCCGGAAGCTATAGAAGGTCGAAGGGGCGGGGCGCTTCGATTCGATGGCAGCGACGACTGGGCGGTGGTCAAAGACCCGTCGCTCGGCCTCCTCCACTACCTGACCATTACGTGCTGGATAAGGGGGTTCGACGCAGAAAGAGACTACCGCCAGGTACTCTGGTACGGCGACGGCGCCTGGGGACAGGACCCCTATTCCGTGTCGATACAGGAGGGCAGGATCGGATTCCGCGTGGACGACGTGGCGACGCAATGGGAAGTGATGACCGAATCGAAGACCGCACCCGACGCGTGGACGTTCGTGGCAGCGACCCTGAATACCCGGGCCGACGGACTCATGGATCAGAAAATCTACGTCAACGGTGTACTTTCCGTGGAACAGGTGACGCCGGCCCCCTACCGATACATTGAGCTGGAACTTATGTGGCTGACGTTCGCTTCCTATGGGAGTGGGTATGGCCTGACGCGCCTGGACCTGGACGACGTCAGACTGTATAACCGCCCGCTGAGCCACCGGGAAATCGAATCCCTCTACGAAGAAGTACAGGAGTAACCGCATGAATCGCGATAAAGGCCCTGCAGACGAAGCGCCTTTGAACCGCGCAGAATCGGACGGTGCAGCGCGGGTTGAACCAGGAAGCCGGCGCCGGTTTCTCAAGGGGAGTCTCGCGGCGGCGGCCGGTGTCGCGGCGACCTCGATGTGGGACGCGACGGCGGCGTTCGCGCAGGAAAAAGAAGCGCCTCCTCCCGGTCCGCCCGGTCCGCCCGCCAGGATCGACGACGAATCCTACTGGGAGAAGGTCCGCGCGCAGTTTCATCTGAACCCCGATACCATATATCTGAACAACGGAACCCTCGGACTGTGTCCTAAACCGGTCACGCAGGCGGTCTATGACGGGTACGTGTATCTCGCGGAAACCGGCAGCGAGGGAAGGTATCAACTCTGGGACGAAGTGGAGGAAAGCCGGAAGATGGCCGCCCGGTTTCTGGGGGCGGACGAGAAAGAATCGCGCTGACCCGGAACGCTACGCAAGGGCTGAGCATCATCGCCAATGGGATCCGCATGGAGCCCGGGGACGAAATGCTCATGACCACGGATGAGCACATCGCGGGCGTCCAGCCGTGGACGCGGCGTGCCCGGCGGTTCGGCATACAGGTCAACCAGGTCCAGATACCCAGTCCGCCGGGGACCATACAGGAAGTGTTGGACCTGTTCGAACAGGCGCTTACGCCAAAAACGAAAGTGGTTTTCTTCTGCCATGTCACCCGTGGTCCCGGCCTGCTCTACCCCGTCAAAGAACTGTGCGACATGGCCCGCGAGAAGGGCTTGGTGTCGGCGGTAGACGGCGCCCAGACGCCCGGGATGACCCCCGTCGACCTGCATGAGATGGGGTGCGATCTCTTCGCCACCAGCCTCCACAAGTGGGCGCTGACCCCATCCGGCACCGGATGTCTGTACGTCCGGGAAGGATTCCAGGAGACCTTCTGGCCGAGGTCGGACGGTAACGGCCCGTGGGACGACCGGGAACAGGCGCTCTGGCACATCGGCCCTCACGGCACGTACGAAAGACCCATCCGGGCCGCGATAAAGCCCGCGTTGGACTTTCTGACCACCATTGGAATGGACGCGATTTTCGCCCGCGACCGCATGTTGTCCGACTATCTGAAGGAACAGCTCATGGAGATGCCCGGGATCAGCCTGGGAACTTCCACGGACCCTGGGCTGTCGAGTCCCGGGATTACCTCATTCGGGGTGGAGGGATGGGACACCGGACTCCTGCAGGGAATACTCCGTGGAAAGGCCGGAATCATCGTGAGCCGGGACTACAGACGCTATCATGATCTGGTCCGGGTATCCACGCATTTCTACAACACCCCGGCGGAAATCGATCGCTTGATCGAGGTGTTGAAGGACATTCTGCAGTAACGCTTCGTCCGCTCTAAACGTACTGAAGTCCAGACCTATTGGAATCCCGGTCCTGCATCCCCAAAGGCGACCCGACGAAAGGTGACCCGACGATGCCGTCCGATCACCGGGCTGAAAGCTCCTCCGCATCCGAGTCAGCAAACGATCACGAACTAGAAAAGCTCCTTCGTGATCAGTGGATTGAAAACACCGAGACGTGGATTCAGAAAGAGCAGTCGGTCCGCACGGGGTGCCTGGACGCCTGGATGCTCCGGGCCCTGGGCGATGTCGAGGGGCGGCGCGTACTGGACATTGGATGCGACGAGGGACGATTCTGCCGCCTGCTGGCCGGTCTCGGCGCGGAGGTCACCGGCATAGACCTGACCGAAAGCCTGGTGGAGCGAGCGCGGGCGGTGTCTGAGGGGGCGGGAACCTATCTGGTCGGCAACGCCCACGACCTCGCCGGCGTCGAAGACGAGTGTTTCGACCTTGCCGTTTCTTACATCGTCATGGTCGATCTGTGCAATTACCGGGAGGCCATACGGTCCGCTTTACGCGTGCTGCGACCCGCCGGCCGATTCATCGTCTGCAACATTCACCCGATGCGCATGGCGAAGACCAATGGCTGGATCCGGCAGGGCAACCGGAAACTCTTCTACGCGGTGGACGACTATACGGACGAAGGACCCCGCCTCGAAGAGATCAGCTGGACGGGGAAGGCTTTCACGAGCATGCACCCTGTCCAGCTACATCACTGCTTTCCTCGAATCCGGTTTCGTCCTGGAAGGGTTGCAGGAGCCTACGCCCTCTGCGGCGCAACTCGCCGCGCACCCCACGTTTGACGACGAATACCGCGTGCCGAATTTCATCCTGTATGCACTGCGAAAGCCGTAAGCGGGATTATAATCGAGGCT is a window of Gemmatimonadota bacterium DNA encoding:
- a CDS encoding LamG domain-containing protein; translated protein: MTSRVVFLLTAFSLFLANPGVTAGQSPTVDRSNLVLELLFDGDARDTSGGGHHGELFGPVPADDRFGRPNAAFAFDGENDYIRVAPPPQLSAEAFTLSVWVKYDDDAFSRYWTNGVITQDNGGASERRVFQLSAFGPLPTWHIMGRGRDPLITRPAGTSVWRHLAATHDGKAHRLYMDGELHDQVEAPFPPHPEEPVYVGRKGSGEPSFYFKGVIDDVRIYTETLSPEAILTLTRENGWQPPPLPGLEVPDPPESSLEDALVAHWPMETAEMRDTSGSGLKAIVMGQPEAIEGRRGGALRFDGSDDWAVVKDPSLGLLHYLTITCWIRGFDAERDYRQVLWYGDGAWGQDPYSVSIQEGRIGFRVDDVATQWEVMTESKTAPDAWTFVAATLNTRADGLMDQKIYVNGVLSVEQVTPAPYRYIELELMWLTFASYGSGYGLTRLDLDDVRLYNRPLSHREIESLYEEVQE
- a CDS encoding twin-arginine translocation signal domain-containing protein encodes the protein MNRDKGPADEAPLNRAESDGAARVEPGSRRRFLKGSLAAAAGVAATSMWDATAAFAQEKEAPPPGPPGPPARIDDESYWEKVRAQFHLNPDTIYLNNGTLGLCPKPVTQAVYDGYVYLAETGSEGRYQLWDEVEESRKMAARFLGADEKESR
- a CDS encoding aminotransferase class V-fold PLP-dependent enzyme, which translates into the protein MTRNATQGLSIIANGIRMEPGDEMLMTTDEHIAGVQPWTRRARRFGIQVNQVQIPSPPGTIQEVLDLFEQALTPKTKVVFFCHVTRGPGLLYPVKELCDMAREKGLVSAVDGAQTPGMTPVDLHEMGCDLFATSLHKWALTPSGTGCLYVREGFQETFWPRSDGNGPWDDREQALWHIGPHGTYERPIRAAIKPALDFLTTIGMDAIFARDRMLSDYLKEQLMEMPGISLGTSTDPGLSSPGITSFGVEGWDTGLLQGILRGKAGIIVSRDYRRYHDLVRVSTHFYNTPAEIDRLIEVLKDILQ
- a CDS encoding class I SAM-dependent methyltransferase; the protein is MPSDHRAESSSASESANDHELEKLLRDQWIENTETWIQKEQSVRTGCLDAWMLRALGDVEGRRVLDIGCDEGRFCRLLAGLGAEVTGIDLTESLVERARAVSEGAGTYLVGNAHDLAGVEDECFDLAVSYIVMVDLCNYREAIRSALRVLRPAGRFIVCNIHPMRMAKTNGWIRQGNRKLFYAVDDYTDEGPRLEEISWTGKAFTSMHPVQLHHCFPRIRFRPGRVAGAYALCGATRRAPHV